The proteins below come from a single Chrysoperla carnea chromosome 1, inChrCarn1.1, whole genome shotgun sequence genomic window:
- the LOC123295579 gene encoding putative transferase CAF17, mitochondrial, with translation MDSLVTARDPRYNLLGFRSITQSQSCHSRIGGNLSKKLYLDDKYNFAIVDGVDDLIVGKSIPTLYGIEELKGVSYDKDCYVGQEVISRAKYQGAIRRKIYKIIAEEDLSSLIKDEEILAGNDSIGIICSSYQNKAIALVKEEKYLASKEEDITGIIGYYVIHCHPVACPALLHGSVPPLSSRDLIAGSS, from the exons ATGGATTCGTTAGTCACAGCTCGTGATCCTCGATATAATTTGTTGGGATTTCGCTCAATAACACAAAGCCAATCATGTCATTCCCGCATAGGCGGGAatctaagtaaaaaattatatttagatgataaatataattttgccaTAGTAGATGGGGTAGATGATCTAATTGTTGGTAAATCTATACCCACTTTATATGGTATTGAGGAGCTAAAGGGAGTTAGCTATGATAAAGATTGTTATGTAGGGCAGGAAGTTATTTCAAGGGCTAAATATCAAGGAGCTATAAGAAGAaagatatacaaaattatagcTGAGGAAGATTTATCATCCTTGATTAAAGATGAGGAAATACTTGCAGGAAATGATTCAATAGGCATAATATGTTCCAGCTATCAAAATAAAGCTATAGCTTTAGTTAAAGAAGAGAAATATCTTGCTAGTAAGGAAGAAGATATTACT ggTATTATTGGGTATTATGTTATTCACTGTCATCCCGTGGCTTGTCCGGCTTTGTTGCATGGATCAGTTCCACCATTGTCATCCCGCGACTTAATCGCGGGATCcagttaa